The following proteins are co-located in the Rheinheimera salexigens genome:
- a CDS encoding YggS family pyridoxal phosphate-dependent enzyme produces the protein MNNIAEQLRLAYQNLTQKCQQFKLSNNNVQLIAVSKTKPATDILSAYAAGQRKFAENYPQELVEKQLLLADKTDIEWHFIGPLQSNKTNLVAQSAQWVHSIDRFKIAKRLAQQRPVALGKLKVLIQINISQEASKAGIAPQMMLELAGQIAALPQLALKGLMAIPAAGINDESSFKAMQQLSLQLQQHYPDATELSMGMSNDWPLALKNGATMIRLGTVIFGERAYNKGPNEE, from the coding sequence ATGAATAACATAGCAGAACAACTTCGCCTCGCCTATCAGAACCTTACGCAAAAGTGTCAACAATTTAAACTTAGTAACAATAACGTACAATTAATTGCCGTTAGTAAAACTAAACCTGCGACGGATATTCTCAGCGCCTATGCTGCAGGTCAGCGTAAATTTGCTGAAAACTATCCGCAAGAATTAGTAGAAAAACAGCTGTTGTTGGCCGATAAAACAGACATTGAATGGCACTTTATTGGTCCATTACAGTCAAATAAAACCAACTTAGTCGCACAGAGTGCGCAGTGGGTTCACAGTATCGACCGCTTTAAAATTGCCAAACGCTTAGCTCAGCAACGCCCCGTTGCTTTAGGTAAACTTAAAGTGTTAATCCAAATTAATATTAGCCAAGAAGCCAGTAAAGCCGGTATAGCGCCCCAGATGATGTTGGAACTAGCAGGCCAAATAGCTGCCCTACCGCAATTAGCCTTAAAAGGCTTAATGGCTATCCCTGCAGCGGGTATAAACGATGAATCCAGCTTTAAAGCTATGCAGCAATTATCATTGCAATTACAACAGCATTATCCCGATGCCACAGAGCTTTCGATGGGCATGTCGAATGACTGGCCATTAGCTCTGAAAAATGGCGCAACTATGATACGATTAGGCACAGTTATTTTTGGTGAACGGGCTTATAACAAGGGACCAAACGAGGAATGA
- a CDS encoding type IV pilus twitching motility protein PilT encodes MDITELLAFSVQHKASDLHLSSGVPPLIRVDGDVRKLNIPPLSHKEVHALIYEIMTDKQRKEYEENLESDFSFEVPNLARFRVNAFVQNRGAAAVFRTIPSEVLTLDDLGAPDIFKTIAENPRGLVLVTGPTGSGKSTTLAAMIDYINNMRHDHILTIEDPIEFVHSNKQSLINQREVHRDTHSFSNALRSALREDPDVILVGELRDLETIRLAMTAAETGHLVFGTLHTTSAPKTIDRIIDVFPGEEKAMVRSMLSESLRAVISQNLLKKVGGGRIAAHEIMVGLPAIRNLIREDKIAQMYSVIQTGAAHGMQTMDQCLLNLVNRGLVSQKDAATKAQDKNTFGSMGRM; translated from the coding sequence ATGGATATTACCGAATTATTAGCCTTTAGTGTGCAACATAAAGCGTCAGATTTACACCTTTCTTCTGGTGTGCCACCTTTAATACGTGTGGATGGCGATGTTAGAAAGTTAAATATTCCGCCTTTAAGCCATAAAGAAGTGCATGCGCTAATTTATGAAATTATGACCGATAAACAGCGCAAAGAATACGAAGAAAACCTCGAGTCTGACTTTTCTTTTGAAGTACCTAACTTAGCCCGTTTTCGAGTCAATGCGTTTGTGCAAAATCGCGGTGCTGCGGCAGTATTTCGTACCATCCCAAGCGAAGTATTAACCTTAGATGATTTAGGTGCGCCAGATATATTCAAAACCATTGCCGAAAACCCACGCGGTTTAGTGCTAGTAACTGGCCCAACCGGTTCGGGTAAGTCTACTACTTTAGCGGCCATGATCGATTACATTAATAATATGCGCCATGATCATATTCTTACTATAGAAGATCCGATTGAATTTGTGCATAGCAATAAACAAAGCTTAATTAACCAGCGTGAAGTACATCGCGATACGCATAGCTTTAGTAATGCCTTACGCTCTGCCTTACGTGAAGATCCTGATGTCATTCTAGTAGGTGAATTACGCGACTTAGAAACCATTCGTTTAGCTATGACAGCAGCAGAAACCGGCCATTTAGTGTTTGGCACCTTGCACACCACTTCAGCACCAAAAACCATTGACCGTATCATTGACGTTTTTCCGGGGGAAGAAAAAGCCATGGTTCGCTCTATGCTATCAGAATCGTTACGAGCGGTTATTTCGCAAAACTTACTGAAAAAAGTCGGTGGAGGTCGTATAGCAGCGCATGAAATCATGGTTGGATTACCGGCGATACGTAACTTAATTCGTGAGGATAAAATTGCTCAAATGTATTCTGTTATTCAAACCGGAGCCGCTCATGGTATGCAAACTATGGATCAATGTTTATTAAATTTAGTTAACCGCGGTTTAGTTTCACAAAAAGATGCGGCAACTAAAGCACAGGATAAAAATACCTTTGGCTCTATGGGCAGGATGTAA
- a CDS encoding PilT/PilU family type 4a pilus ATPase translates to MELTDYLDKMVVLKASDLFVTAGMPVAAKINGELTPIDETPLTDAGSLTIVLASMNDKQQQEFMSTKECNFAIANESGRFRVSAFWQRDCAGMVVRRIITRIPEVDELGLPPIMKEIIMSKRGLVLFVGGTGTGKSTSLAALLGYRNRNSKGHILTIEDPIEFVHDHQKSIVTQREVGIDTESFGSALKSSLRQAPDVILIGEIRSQDTMEYALSFAETGHLCIATLHANNANQAIDRIMHLVPKDMHQKLLFDLSLNLRAIVAQQLIPTSDGQGRTAAIEVLLNSPLVAALIARGEIGEIKVLMSKSRELGMQTFDQALFDMYQNAIISYTDAIHHADSPNDLRLMIKLRSGDTKGAGFLSGVTLEGSEKE, encoded by the coding sequence ATGGAATTAACCGATTATCTAGACAAAATGGTCGTCTTGAAAGCGTCAGATTTATTTGTTACTGCAGGTATGCCGGTAGCAGCAAAAATAAATGGCGAGCTGACACCGATTGATGAAACCCCTCTGACGGATGCGGGTTCGTTAACTATAGTGTTAGCGTCAATGAATGATAAGCAACAGCAAGAATTTATGAGCACTAAAGAGTGCAACTTTGCTATTGCTAATGAATCAGGCCGGTTTCGGGTATCGGCATTTTGGCAGCGTGACTGTGCTGGCATGGTGGTGCGACGCATTATCACCCGTATTCCAGAGGTAGATGAACTAGGCTTACCACCGATAATGAAAGAAATTATCATGTCTAAACGCGGCCTAGTGTTATTTGTTGGTGGTACAGGTACTGGTAAGTCAACGTCTTTGGCGGCTTTATTGGGTTATCGCAATCGCAATAGCAAGGGCCATATTTTAACCATTGAAGACCCAATAGAATTTGTTCACGATCACCAAAAAAGCATAGTGACTCAGCGTGAAGTGGGCATTGATACTGAATCTTTTGGGTCGGCACTTAAAAGCTCTTTACGTCAAGCGCCGGATGTTATTTTAATTGGTGAAATCCGTAGCCAAGATACCATGGAATATGCGTTGTCATTTGCTGAAACCGGGCATTTATGTATTGCGACACTGCATGCTAATAATGCTAACCAAGCCATTGATAGGATAATGCATTTGGTGCCCAAAGATATGCACCAAAAGTTGTTATTTGATTTGTCGCTTAACTTGCGCGCTATCGTTGCTCAGCAATTAATACCTACGTCTGATGGTCAAGGCCGTACTGCTGCGATTGAAGTTTTGCTTAATTCACCTTTAGTAGCGGCCCTTATCGCACGGGGTGAGATAGGCGAGATTAAAGTGCTAATGAGTAAGTCTCGTGAATTAGGTATGCAAACCTTTGACCAAGCTTTATTTGATATGTATCAAAATGCCATCATCAGTTATACCGATGCTATCCACCATGCTGACTCGCCAAATGACTTACGTTTAATGATTAAGTTACGCAGCGGGGACACTAAAGGGGCGGGTTTCTTATCGGGCGTAACATTAGAGGGGTCTGAAAAAGAGTAG
- a CDS encoding lytic transglycosylase domain-containing protein: MAKFCYVYITLVALSVIPLQLWAKAAEKPVHKLSPSTTEATPATPTRKVNTAAHFAVYSAEKADGSGFFSDRQPLNMRYKILRYDCFACDPSSNINWFTTPLFIRPYNQLINAAAIEHKLDPALIRAVIHAESAFRPSVISKKGAMGLMQLMPKTAESLGVTDASLPGQNIPAGSQYLAGLLQQYEGNVDLALAAYNAGSTNVRRYKGIPPFAETQAYVKRVSILHKRYQSAI, from the coding sequence TTGGCAAAATTCTGTTATGTTTATATTACGCTAGTAGCCCTTAGCGTAATACCGCTGCAGCTGTGGGCTAAAGCAGCTGAAAAACCGGTGCATAAGTTATCGCCCTCTACAACGGAGGCGACACCAGCTACACCGACAAGAAAGGTAAATACCGCTGCCCATTTCGCGGTGTACAGTGCAGAAAAAGCCGATGGCAGTGGTTTTTTTTCTGATCGACAGCCGTTAAATATGCGTTACAAAATTCTGCGTTACGATTGCTTTGCGTGCGATCCTAGTTCAAACATTAATTGGTTTACCACGCCTTTATTTATTCGACCCTATAATCAACTTATCAATGCAGCTGCTATTGAGCATAAGCTTGACCCGGCATTAATCCGTGCAGTTATCCATGCTGAATCGGCTTTTAGGCCTAGCGTGATATCAAAAAAAGGCGCAATGGGTTTAATGCAATTAATGCCCAAAACAGCTGAATCATTAGGTGTAACTGATGCCAGTTTACCTGGTCAAAACATTCCAGCTGGCAGCCAGTATTTAGCCGGTTTATTACAGCAATATGAAGGTAATGTAGACTTAGCACTCGCGGCCTATAACGCCGGCAGTACTAATGTAAGAAGATATAAAGGCATTCCACCCTTTGCCGAAACCCAAGCTTATGTAAAACGGGTTAGCATTTTACATAAGCGTTATCAGTCGGCCATTTAG
- a CDS encoding EamA family transporter has translation MTLRFNRTVIIAFAGVLLAMATIQSGASIAKQLFPIVGPEGTTALRLGFSAIVLWLIFRPWRSMPKGRDLRAIAFYGICLGGMNILFYLSIERIPLGIAVALEFTGPLAVALIGSRRKRDLIWVGLAIAGILLLLPDMHGEDALDPLGVVLALAAGACWAGYILFGKKTGSQASGGITVALGMTVAALFLVPIGFASQGMAILSWEVIPLGFAVGILSSALPYSLEMVSLRNMSSQSFSVLMSMEPAMAALAGFLILSELLTFWQWLAILLVICASLGSAITSKAE, from the coding sequence ATGACATTAAGATTCAACCGTACGGTTATTATTGCCTTTGCTGGTGTGCTATTGGCAATGGCAACTATTCAATCTGGCGCCTCTATTGCCAAACAACTATTTCCAATCGTTGGCCCTGAAGGCACAACAGCATTAAGGTTGGGTTTTTCCGCTATCGTATTATGGCTGATATTTAGGCCGTGGCGATCCATGCCAAAAGGGCGAGATTTACGGGCAATTGCCTTTTATGGAATTTGTTTGGGTGGCATGAATATTTTGTTTTATTTATCCATAGAGCGCATTCCTTTAGGTATAGCTGTCGCATTAGAATTTACCGGTCCTTTAGCCGTGGCGTTAATTGGTTCTAGACGAAAACGGGATTTAATTTGGGTAGGCTTAGCCATTGCCGGCATTTTATTATTATTACCTGATATGCATGGTGAAGATGCACTCGACCCTCTGGGTGTCGTGTTAGCGCTTGCTGCCGGTGCCTGTTGGGCTGGTTATATATTATTTGGTAAAAAAACCGGTAGCCAAGCATCAGGTGGTATTACCGTTGCATTAGGCATGACGGTAGCGGCGTTATTTTTAGTGCCAATTGGTTTTGCTAGTCAAGGCATGGCAATACTAAGTTGGGAGGTTATTCCGCTGGGGTTTGCCGTCGGTATTTTATCCAGCGCGTTACCGTATTCGTTAGAAATGGTGTCATTGCGTAATATGTCATCACAAAGCTTTAGTGTATTAATGAGTATGGAGCCGGCTATGGCGGCATTAGCTGGCTTTTTAATCCTTAGCGAACTATTAACCTTTTGGCAATGGCTTGCCATATTATTAGTTATTTGCGCATCGTTAGGCAGTGCTATAACCTCAAAAGCAGAGTAG
- a CDS encoding CBS domain-containing protein codes for MKHVADLMTADPFCLDRSANLKDAHDLMRTKNVRHIPVIDTNGELVGMLTQKVLVAKVMSLVAQFGSSELERKEKQQLVADIMLTDFASVLATTTLLEVAEFFVANRHGCLPIVDKTNKIKGILTSSDFVRLAAMLLKQSA; via the coding sequence ATGAAGCATGTTGCTGATTTAATGACAGCTGATCCTTTTTGTCTGGATCGTAGTGCAAACTTAAAAGACGCCCATGATTTAATGCGCACTAAAAATGTTCGGCATATCCCAGTGATTGACACTAATGGCGAGCTGGTGGGTATGCTGACGCAAAAAGTGTTAGTGGCTAAAGTGATGTCGTTAGTGGCCCAATTTGGCTCATCTGAATTAGAACGTAAAGAAAAACAGCAATTGGTTGCCGATATTATGCTGACCGATTTTGCCAGTGTGTTGGCAACGACTACTTTACTTGAAGTTGCAGAATTTTTTGTGGCAAATCGGCATGGTTGTTTACCAATAGTAGATAAAACCAATAAAATTAAAGGTATTTTAACCTCGTCAGATTTTGTTCGGTTAGCGGCTATGCTGCTTAAACAGTCTGCTTGA
- a CDS encoding S46 family peptidase, with protein sequence MKKTILMLALASNFALADEGMWMPQQLPEIADQLKTAGLALDPASLTKLTEFPMAAVVSLGGCSASFVSDQGLVVTNHHCVYGSIAHNSTPENDLLTNGFLANNITDEVAAAPGSRIFVTKAVDNVTATVIDAKTAKLSGKKRLDAIEANEKILVADCEQDLGHRCTVASYYGGLEFYLIKQLEIKDVRLVHAPASGVGKFGGDTDNWMWPRHTGDYSFYRAYVSPEGKSADFSADNVPYKPDYHLNLASDALEEGDFVMALGYPGRTNRHRLPSEVSETFQWSYPNTVQHYKDTLDIIARETANNKDAELKYASRKAGLNNYMKNRQGMLDSFADSDFLQRKTAEHQALTQWVNSSKSNKNAYAKDLAAIEKLLKQRQQQSRAEYLLDNATPRLLTLSRALHRLVHESTKPDAERKAGYQQRDLPRYQSFIAGMERNFDVNVEKAMDLHNLTKYASQSKKQRNAQFDQAMGIKDNMNQQQLTALIDSWYNATGLTSLDNRQALLQGSVADFKASDDFFVKAAIALYKTDLKQEAADEQLAGKIQQAYANYMQAKIAFMQSKGQAVYPDANSTLRVTYGNVKGRAHGNEDGNAWSPFTTLRGITAKATGEGEFNAPQKQLEAIKAKQFGQYKVDSLNSVPVNFLATLDITGGNSGSAVLNGKGELVGLAFDGTLDSIISDWDFNNDNTRSIQVDSRFMLWQMQQVDNADSLLKELNIK encoded by the coding sequence ATGAAAAAAACCATTCTAATGTTGGCCTTAGCCAGCAATTTTGCCCTTGCCGATGAAGGCATGTGGATGCCACAGCAATTACCCGAGATTGCTGATCAATTAAAAACCGCCGGTTTAGCGCTGGATCCAGCCAGTTTAACTAAATTAACTGAATTCCCTATGGCCGCAGTTGTTAGCCTTGGTGGTTGTTCTGCCTCTTTTGTTTCTGATCAAGGCTTAGTGGTGACTAACCATCACTGTGTTTATGGCAGTATTGCTCATAACTCTACACCTGAAAATGATCTATTAACTAATGGTTTTTTAGCCAACAACATTACTGATGAAGTTGCAGCCGCACCAGGTAGCCGGATATTTGTTACTAAAGCCGTGGATAATGTCACCGCTACAGTGATTGACGCTAAAACGGCGAAATTAAGCGGTAAAAAGCGTTTAGATGCTATTGAAGCGAATGAAAAAATCTTAGTGGCTGACTGTGAACAAGATTTAGGCCATCGCTGTACCGTAGCTTCCTATTACGGTGGCTTAGAATTTTATTTAATTAAACAGTTAGAAATTAAAGATGTTCGTTTAGTGCATGCGCCAGCATCAGGTGTAGGTAAATTTGGTGGCGATACCGATAACTGGATGTGGCCACGTCATACTGGCGATTACAGCTTTTATCGTGCCTACGTAAGCCCAGAAGGTAAATCAGCTGACTTTAGTGCCGATAACGTACCCTATAAGCCTGATTACCATTTAAACCTTGCTAGCGATGCGCTAGAAGAAGGTGATTTTGTCATGGCCTTAGGTTACCCAGGCCGGACTAACCGTCATCGTTTACCCAGCGAAGTAAGCGAAACCTTCCAGTGGAGCTACCCAAATACCGTACAGCATTATAAAGATACCTTAGATATTATTGCCCGCGAAACCGCAAACAATAAAGATGCAGAGTTAAAATATGCTAGTCGTAAGGCTGGTTTAAATAACTACATGAAAAACCGTCAAGGCATGTTAGATAGCTTTGCAGATAGCGATTTTTTACAGCGTAAAACGGCTGAACACCAAGCACTTACGCAATGGGTTAATAGCAGCAAAAGCAATAAAAACGCTTACGCTAAAGATTTAGCAGCCATTGAAAAATTACTTAAGCAACGTCAACAACAAAGTCGTGCTGAATATTTACTGGATAATGCCACCCCACGTTTATTAACTCTTAGCCGTGCCTTACACCGTTTAGTGCATGAGAGCACTAAGCCTGATGCCGAGCGTAAAGCGGGTTATCAACAGCGTGACTTACCGCGCTACCAATCTTTTATTGCCGGTATGGAACGTAACTTTGATGTCAACGTTGAAAAAGCCATGGATCTGCATAACCTGACTAAATATGCCAGCCAAAGCAAAAAGCAGCGTAATGCCCAGTTTGATCAGGCTATGGGTATTAAAGATAATATGAACCAACAGCAATTAACTGCGTTAATTGATAGCTGGTATAATGCGACGGGTTTAACTTCTTTAGACAATCGCCAAGCTTTACTGCAAGGTTCAGTAGCTGACTTTAAAGCCAGCGATGACTTTTTTGTTAAAGCCGCTATTGCACTGTATAAAACCGATTTAAAACAAGAAGCCGCAGATGAACAGTTAGCCGGTAAAATTCAACAAGCCTACGCTAACTATATGCAAGCTAAAATTGCCTTTATGCAATCTAAAGGGCAAGCCGTATACCCGGATGCCAATAGTACCCTGCGGGTAACTTACGGTAATGTTAAAGGCCGTGCCCATGGTAATGAAGACGGCAATGCATGGTCACCGTTTACGACTTTACGTGGCATTACAGCTAAAGCCACCGGTGAAGGTGAATTTAATGCGCCGCAAAAGCAACTGGAAGCCATTAAAGCCAAGCAGTTTGGTCAGTATAAAGTGGATAGCTTAAACTCTGTACCGGTCAACTTCTTAGCTACCTTAGATATTACCGGTGGTAACTCTGGTTCAGCAGTCTTAAACGGCAAAGGTGAATTAGTTGGCTTGGCCTTTGACGGCACCTTAGACTCAATCATTTCTGATTGGGATTTTAACAATGACAATACTCGCTCGATACAAGTAGATTCACGTTTTATGTTATGGCAAATGCAGCAGGTTGATAATGCTGATAGCTTATTAAAAGAGCTGAATATTAAGTAA
- the hisIE gene encoding bifunctional phosphoribosyl-AMP cyclohydrolase/phosphoribosyl-ATP diphosphatase HisIE → MNTQQISQLKWPENQLLPAIVQHAISGKVLMQAYMNPEALAQSLASKKVTFFSRSKQRLWCKGESSANFLNLVSITADCDADSLLVLALPQGPTCHLGNETCWADADKNSSQLSFLYQLEQVIKSRQHADPNSSYTASLFARGVKRMAQKVGEEGVEAALAATVGDRDELKNEAADLLFHLLVLLRSQDLDLNDVIQVLQQRHK, encoded by the coding sequence ATGAACACCCAGCAAATAAGCCAACTAAAATGGCCAGAGAATCAATTATTACCGGCAATAGTGCAACACGCTATTTCGGGTAAAGTATTGATGCAAGCTTATATGAACCCAGAAGCGTTAGCCCAAAGCTTAGCAAGCAAAAAAGTGACTTTTTTTAGCCGTAGTAAACAACGTTTATGGTGCAAAGGTGAAAGTTCGGCTAATTTTCTCAATTTAGTTAGCATAACGGCAGATTGTGATGCCGATAGTTTATTAGTATTAGCCCTACCGCAAGGCCCTACTTGCCATCTGGGTAATGAAACCTGCTGGGCAGATGCTGACAAAAACAGTTCACAACTGAGCTTTTTATACCAACTAGAACAAGTCATAAAATCGCGCCAACATGCTGATCCTAACAGTAGCTACACTGCCAGCTTGTTTGCCAGGGGTGTTAAAAGAATGGCGCAAAAAGTGGGTGAAGAAGGCGTTGAAGCTGCATTAGCCGCCACAGTAGGCGATCGTGATGAATTAAAAAACGAAGCCGCTGATTTACTGTTTCACTTGTTAGTGCTGTTGCGTAGTCAAGATTTAGATTTAAATGATGTTATTCAGGTCCTGCAACAGCGGCATAAATAA
- the hisF gene encoding imidazole glycerol phosphate synthase subunit HisF: MLAKRLVPCLDVRDGKVVKGVQFRNHEIIGDIVPLAERYAAAGADELVFYDITASSDNRTVDKSWVQRIAKVIDIPFCVAGGIKTVADAAKILEMGADKISINSPALANPELISELSQAFGKQCIVVGIDSFYDVISGQYQVYQFTGDESRTKKTQWLTRDWLVEAQQRGAGEIVLNCMNQDGVREGYDIAQLRSLRPLCKVPLIASGGAGTMQHFTDVFQQADVDAALAASVFHKGIISIADLKAQLIADGISIRPM, translated from the coding sequence ATGTTGGCAAAACGGTTAGTCCCTTGTTTAGACGTTCGAGATGGCAAAGTGGTTAAAGGAGTACAATTTCGTAACCATGAAATTATTGGCGATATTGTGCCTTTAGCCGAGCGTTATGCCGCGGCAGGCGCTGATGAGTTAGTGTTTTATGATATCACCGCCTCTAGCGATAACCGCACTGTAGATAAATCCTGGGTACAACGCATTGCTAAAGTTATTGATATTCCCTTTTGTGTTGCAGGTGGCATAAAAACGGTGGCTGACGCAGCTAAAATTTTAGAAATGGGTGCGGATAAAATTTCTATTAATAGCCCGGCTTTAGCCAACCCAGAACTAATCAGTGAGTTAAGCCAAGCCTTTGGTAAGCAATGCATCGTTGTAGGTATTGATAGCTTTTATGATGTGATCTCAGGCCAATATCAAGTATATCAATTTACCGGAGACGAAAGTCGGACTAAAAAAACCCAATGGCTAACCCGAGACTGGTTAGTAGAAGCACAACAACGGGGTGCAGGTGAAATTGTACTTAACTGCATGAACCAAGATGGTGTACGTGAAGGTTATGATATCGCCCAATTACGTTCGCTGCGTCCACTGTGTAAAGTGCCGCTGATCGCCAGTGGCGGCGCGGGTACTATGCAACACTTTACCGATGTGTTTCAGCAAGCAGATGTGGATGCAGCACTGGCCGCTAGCGTATTCCATAAAGGTATTATTAGTATTGCTGATTTAAAAGCGCAGCTAATTGCTGATGGTATAAGTATTCGGCCTATGTAA
- the hisA gene encoding 1-(5-phosphoribosyl)-5-[(5-phosphoribosylamino)methylideneamino]imidazole-4-carboxamide isomerase, whose translation MIIPAIDLIDGNVVRLYQGQYDNSTQYNVDALTLRNQYATAGASWLHLVDLSGAKDAQQRQMTLLSQLMTASPLSIQVGGGIRCEQDIIDLLQAGASRVVIGSLAIREPVLVQQWLQKYGGEKIVLALDVAINAQGEKTLPSHGWIEQSSITLEQVLTDYIAAGARHVLCTDISKDGTLTGANVSLYKELTAAYPQIQWQASGGIGQLNDIKALLGSGVAGVILGRALLEGKFSVSEAIQCWQNG comes from the coding sequence ATGATTATTCCAGCAATAGATTTAATAGACGGCAATGTGGTTAGGCTTTATCAAGGCCAATACGATAACAGCACGCAATACAATGTTGATGCCTTAACCCTACGTAATCAATATGCGACAGCAGGCGCAAGTTGGCTACATTTGGTCGACTTATCGGGGGCCAAAGATGCCCAGCAAAGGCAGATGACATTACTTAGCCAACTGATGACAGCCTCCCCGCTATCTATTCAAGTAGGTGGTGGTATTCGCTGTGAGCAAGATATTATCGATTTACTACAAGCCGGCGCCAGCCGTGTTGTTATTGGTAGCTTAGCTATTCGCGAACCCGTCTTAGTACAGCAATGGTTGCAAAAGTATGGCGGTGAAAAAATTGTGTTAGCACTGGATGTAGCCATTAATGCTCAAGGTGAGAAAACCCTGCCCTCGCACGGCTGGATTGAACAATCATCGATTACTTTAGAGCAGGTTTTAACCGACTATATTGCGGCAGGTGCTCGGCATGTGTTATGTACCGATATCAGTAAAGATGGCACGCTAACAGGGGCAAATGTCAGCTTATATAAAGAGCTTACTGCTGCCTATCCACAAATTCAGTGGCAAGCATCTGGCGGCATTGGTCAACTTAACGATATTAAAGCGCTTCTAGGTAGTGGTGTTGCCGGCGTCATTTTAGGCCGCGCCTTATTAGAAGGGAAATTTAGCGTAAGTGAGGCAATTCAATGTTGGCAAAACGGTTAG
- the hisH gene encoding imidazole glycerol phosphate synthase subunit HisH codes for MAGLSNVSGLVIVDTGCANISSVYFACQRLGVTATVSRDIKAIKQAQRVILPGVGTANNAMAQLQQADLIDTLQQLQQPVLGICLGMQLLTESSQEGNVSCLNLIPGKVAAMQVEASQNNKLRLPHMGWNTLNNIQPHPLLTGFTEQDYVYFVHSFALAVNDYTLASCHYGCDFSAVIAKDNVAGAQFHPERSGKAGARLIENFLKWQL; via the coding sequence ATGGCTGGTTTGAGTAACGTAAGTGGCTTAGTCATTGTTGATACCGGCTGTGCCAATATTAGCTCGGTGTATTTTGCCTGTCAGCGCTTGGGCGTAACAGCAACGGTTAGCCGTGATATTAAAGCCATTAAACAGGCTCAACGCGTTATTTTACCCGGCGTTGGCACGGCTAATAATGCTATGGCGCAACTGCAGCAAGCAGATCTTATTGATACCCTACAACAACTGCAGCAGCCAGTATTAGGTATTTGCTTAGGCATGCAATTACTGACGGAGTCTAGTCAGGAAGGCAATGTTAGCTGCTTAAATTTAATCCCCGGTAAAGTAGCAGCGATGCAAGTCGAAGCTAGCCAAAACAATAAGCTACGGCTGCCGCACATGGGCTGGAACACCTTAAATAACATTCAGCCGCATCCGCTATTAACGGGTTTTACCGAGCAAGACTATGTGTATTTCGTGCATAGCTTTGCACTTGCCGTAAACGATTACACCCTCGCCAGTTGTCACTATGGGTGCGATTTTTCAGCTGTGATAGCTAAAGATAATGTCGCTGGCGCGCAATTCCACCCCGAGCGTTCAGGTAAAGCCGGCGCCCGATTAATTGAAAATTTTTTAAAGTGGCAGTTATGA